The proteins below are encoded in one region of Alistipes communis:
- a CDS encoding beta-N-acetylhexosaminidase, with translation MTLIKRFITLIGICCLYPVVGRPGTFDIVPCPLSVERGVGVFRLKAGAVVSAPDSLLGAARLFSEMAAPILGGKLALESHAAAPALSLAGDSSLAREEYVLDVTRRGIELRGGSVSAVLYGLQSLRQLAFENRGTIPVVRIHDKPFFAYRGAMLDVCRHFSPIGEVKRFIDILALHKLNVFHWHLTDDQGWRIEIRRYPALTQTGSVRRGTVVGDHRTSSEYTDEPYGGYYTQDEIREVVAYAAERGIMVIPEIEMPGHAVAALAAYPWLGCTGGPYEVMRTWGVSEDVLCIGKESTLGFLKDVLTEVLELFPSEYIHIGGDESPRKRWKSCPFCQERIRREGLRNEAELQSYLVRRIEEWLRDRGRRLIGWDEILEGGVSQDATVMSWRGTRGGIEAARHGNRVVMVPCDYFYFDYYQTHDPARVERETVATGRPDDVPHVTVRRAYEFSPYEGLDGGQRQCILGVQGNIWREYMVDFRQVEHMLLPRLAALAEVAWSCDRRDFPDFSRRLFRLKELYDQEGYRYAPYFFNGTDTVPQ, from the coding sequence ATGACTCTGATAAAAAGATTTATTACACTTATTGGCATTTGTTGTCTGTATCCGGTCGTCGGTCGGCCGGGAACATTCGACATTGTTCCATGTCCGCTCTCCGTCGAACGGGGTGTCGGCGTATTTCGGCTGAAAGCCGGAGCCGTTGTATCGGCCCCCGACTCTTTGCTCGGGGCCGCCCGGCTTTTTTCGGAAATGGCAGCTCCGATTCTCGGAGGAAAACTCGCTCTCGAATCCCATGCTGCGGCCCCTGCGTTGTCGCTTGCGGGCGATTCTTCGCTGGCCAGGGAGGAATACGTGCTTGATGTTACCCGTCGGGGTATCGAACTGCGGGGCGGTTCCGTAAGCGCTGTCCTGTACGGACTGCAAAGTTTGCGGCAACTGGCGTTCGAAAACCGAGGAACGATTCCCGTTGTACGGATTCACGACAAACCGTTTTTCGCCTATCGCGGAGCCATGCTCGACGTCTGCCGCCATTTTTCACCCATTGGCGAGGTCAAGCGGTTTATCGACATCCTTGCCTTGCACAAACTCAATGTCTTTCATTGGCATTTGACCGACGATCAGGGTTGGCGGATCGAGATTCGCCGTTACCCGGCTCTGACCCAAACCGGTTCCGTACGCCGCGGGACGGTTGTCGGCGACCATCGGACCTCTTCCGAGTATACGGACGAACCGTACGGCGGCTACTATACGCAGGACGAGATCCGCGAAGTCGTGGCCTATGCGGCCGAACGGGGTATTATGGTGATTCCCGAAATCGAGATGCCCGGTCATGCCGTGGCGGCATTGGCGGCTTATCCCTGGCTCGGGTGCACCGGAGGTCCTTATGAAGTGATGCGGACGTGGGGCGTGAGCGAGGACGTTCTGTGCATCGGCAAAGAGTCGACGCTCGGATTCCTGAAGGATGTGCTGACCGAAGTTCTCGAACTCTTTCCGTCGGAATATATTCACATCGGCGGGGATGAATCGCCGCGCAAACGCTGGAAATCGTGTCCGTTCTGTCAGGAACGTATCCGTCGGGAGGGGCTGCGGAACGAGGCCGAACTGCAAAGTTATCTGGTCCGCCGGATCGAGGAATGGCTCCGTGACCGCGGCCGCCGTCTGATCGGCTGGGACGAGATTCTCGAAGGCGGCGTATCGCAGGACGCTACCGTCATGTCGTGGCGCGGGACCCGTGGCGGCATCGAGGCGGCGCGACACGGCAATCGGGTCGTCATGGTTCCCTGCGATTACTTCTATTTCGATTACTATCAGACGCATGATCCGGCACGGGTCGAACGGGAAACGGTCGCCACGGGACGACCCGACGACGTTCCGCACGTAACCGTACGCCGGGCATACGAATTTTCGCCTTACGAAGGTCTCGACGGCGGTCAGCGACAGTGCATACTGGGCGTGCAGGGAAATATATGGCGGGAATATATGGTCGATTTCCGACAGGTCGAGCATATGCTGTTGCCCCGTTTGGCTGCGCTTGCCGAAGTGGCGTGGAGTTGCGATCGACGTGATTTTCCCGATTTTTCCCGTCGGCTGTTTCGCCTGAAGGAGTTGTACGATCAGGAAGGATACCGTTATGCCCCTTATTTTTTCAACGGAACCGATACCGTTCCGCAGTGA
- a CDS encoding glycoside hydrolase family 16 protein, protein MKTQLFFGALAYSLSLLSTEVQAGTPACTSLKERSAERDEVVVFSEDFDQKSRIPDSEYWSFIPAGAPAWQKHMSESVREASVKKGKLILRARKKNGIYRCGGIWSLGKIAFGPGHRIEVGARFGRLAPGAWPAIWLMPEKPIYPGWPACGEIDIMEHLNCDDFVYQTVHSHFIHHHTAAGPSGDQRTPKIDIKAFHRYAVEISDDALVFYIDDVETFRHMNLHLLDERQRMQWPFKTRYYLILNLALGGWAGEIEDAKLPVEMEVDYVRVTKLSEE, encoded by the coding sequence ATGAAAACTCAACTGTTTTTCGGGGCGCTTGCATATTCGCTTTCTTTACTTTCGACGGAAGTACAGGCCGGAACGCCGGCTTGTACTTCGTTGAAAGAGAGGTCTGCGGAACGGGATGAAGTCGTTGTCTTTTCGGAAGATTTCGATCAAAAGTCGCGCATCCCTGATTCTGAATACTGGAGTTTTATTCCCGCCGGTGCGCCTGCCTGGCAGAAACATATGTCAGAGAGTGTCAGGGAGGCCAGTGTCAAGAAGGGAAAACTGATCCTGCGGGCACGGAAGAAAAACGGGATTTACAGATGCGGCGGTATATGGAGTTTGGGGAAGATCGCTTTTGGTCCGGGACATCGGATCGAAGTCGGAGCACGGTTCGGCCGACTGGCGCCAGGAGCCTGGCCCGCCATTTGGCTGATGCCGGAAAAACCGATATATCCGGGGTGGCCCGCCTGTGGGGAGATTGATATTATGGAACATCTGAATTGCGATGATTTCGTTTATCAGACCGTGCACAGCCACTTTATCCATCATCATACTGCTGCGGGACCGTCCGGCGATCAGCGGACTCCCAAGATCGACATCAAGGCGTTTCATCGCTATGCGGTCGAGATTTCCGACGACGCTCTGGTGTTTTATATCGACGACGTAGAAACGTTTCGCCATATGAACCTGCATCTCCTGGATGAACGGCAAAGAATGCAGTGGCCGTTTAAGACTCGTTATTATTTGATTCTCAATCTTGCACTCGGCGGTTGGGCCGGAGAAATCGAGGATGCCAAATTGCCGGTCGAAATGGAAGTGGACTATGTGCGGGTGACTAAACTTTCCGAGGAATAA
- a CDS encoding DUF4971 domain-containing protein produces MNMKINALLLGALSVLTAACSSDSPGEPADDALLKSFVLTIGELNYHADIDPDDHTARIGEIQYGGQISGVDYRLAEGATIAPDPKSLVGEWPESQEFAVSKEGRSENYTVYLSAYVAKWPEAENEIIFYDDFDQADGLDYDSWSHVPYGTAAWQIYMSGSPDQAYVKDGKLILTIEKKDGKVVSGGIKTQGKKWFNNCRIEVCARFVEDAGSIGQAIWLMPEPAYQIYPGWPHGGEIDIMEHSYLNDYVQQTLHSHYIDIHQETPSGKAAYAGYNKGTFNVYSADLTDEEIVFYTNDKETMRYANQHFPNESELMQWPFRGQYYLILSIGAAGRSEVQDADIPSFMEIDWVRVTRLGN; encoded by the coding sequence ATGAATATGAAAATAAATGCTTTATTGCTCGGTGCATTGTCTGTTCTGACGGCAGCTTGCTCTTCGGACAGTCCCGGAGAGCCGGCGGATGATGCACTGCTGAAATCGTTTGTTCTGACGATCGGTGAGTTGAATTATCATGCCGACATCGATCCGGACGACCATACGGCTCGTATCGGGGAGATTCAGTACGGCGGACAGATAAGCGGAGTGGATTACCGGCTGGCCGAAGGGGCCACTATCGCACCCGATCCCAAGTCGCTTGTGGGCGAATGGCCCGAAAGTCAGGAGTTCGCTGTCTCCAAAGAGGGGCGTTCCGAGAATTACACCGTATATCTTTCGGCTTATGTCGCCAAATGGCCCGAAGCTGAGAATGAAATTATTTTCTACGATGATTTCGATCAGGCAGACGGGTTGGATTACGATAGTTGGTCACATGTTCCGTATGGTACGGCAGCCTGGCAGATTTATATGTCGGGCAGTCCGGATCAGGCTTATGTCAAGGATGGCAAGCTAATTCTTACCATCGAGAAGAAAGACGGCAAGGTCGTTTCGGGCGGTATCAAGACTCAGGGCAAGAAATGGTTTAACAACTGTCGGATCGAGGTTTGTGCTCGTTTTGTCGAAGATGCAGGCAGCATAGGTCAGGCAATCTGGCTAATGCCGGAGCCTGCGTACCAGATCTACCCGGGATGGCCTCATGGCGGAGAGATCGATATTATGGAACACAGTTATCTGAACGATTATGTTCAGCAGACGCTTCATTCCCATTATATTGATATTCATCAGGAAACACCGTCCGGGAAAGCTGCTTATGCGGGTTACAACAAGGGAACGTTCAATGTATATTCGGCGGATTTGACCGATGAAGAGATCGTGTTCTACACGAATGACAAGGAGACGATGCGTTATGCGAATCAGCATTTTCCGAACGAGTCGGAGTTGATGCAGTGGCCTTTCCGAGGGCAGTATTATCTGATACTCTCGATAGGTGCGGCCGGGCGTAGTGAGGTTCAGGATGCAGATATCCCGTCGTTTATGGAGATCGATTGGGTTCGTGTGACCAGACTCGGCAACTGA
- a CDS encoding BACON domain-containing protein, whose translation MKLLFRKSYGRSVFAALPALLTMLFAVACQDDESQKWVDLRYKAEDAYILEATAPSPIRLQVKSTDPWRVYGLHDDWCTITPAEGTSGEIFDVEVRYSDNSALDDRIDTLIIRSDYWIGKWIQVRQKGIAYLDLEDADNVELLQTGSSGSFKIRSNQDWSVRLGENASWLNVSSDLAGSGDGEIAFSAGENKGERRYADLVICDRHGETVHVVTVAQVGVQLDPAETLIKTDYTAKTYSLDVVSNASWTVSREDEQQEWFSFEKTSFEGSDKLVITIGENPNTSIRNATIILRTIKAEGVTQVEKRIVLRQANDPVPEHYEFNSGEQTKWSVNQGTASFADGDVTFSPGRLLRYEFCTGNYKIRIKKWDATAVSTLYFCNGDFEIRWHLNAGKKTTDISVRNANSTAVHKNIAFDPSTPHEIGLRMSETVDGYTRYEWLLDGVAFNSYAADGSDGGSSKIKFGSKYSVFLGCSSGTVTYDWWEYAIPYEYFDWDD comes from the coding sequence ATGAAACTCCTATTTCGAAAATCTTACGGTCGGAGCGTCTTCGCGGCGCTTCCGGCCTTGCTGACAATGCTGTTCGCAGTGGCATGTCAGGACGACGAATCACAGAAATGGGTCGATTTGCGCTATAAGGCGGAGGATGCCTACATCCTTGAAGCGACCGCACCCAGTCCGATCCGATTGCAGGTGAAATCGACCGATCCGTGGAGAGTCTATGGACTGCACGACGATTGGTGTACGATTACTCCCGCTGAAGGAACATCCGGTGAAATTTTCGATGTCGAAGTCCGCTATTCGGACAATTCGGCCCTCGACGACCGGATCGATACGCTGATTATCCGAAGCGATTATTGGATCGGTAAATGGATTCAGGTCCGACAGAAAGGAATCGCTTATCTCGATCTGGAAGATGCAGATAACGTCGAATTGCTTCAGACCGGCAGTTCGGGTAGTTTTAAGATCCGTTCGAATCAGGATTGGAGCGTGCGTCTTGGCGAGAATGCCTCGTGGCTGAATGTTTCGTCGGATTTGGCTGGTTCAGGCGATGGTGAGATCGCCTTTTCTGCCGGTGAAAATAAAGGCGAACGGAGGTATGCTGATCTTGTGATTTGCGACCGCCACGGCGAAACGGTACATGTAGTAACCGTAGCACAAGTCGGCGTACAACTTGATCCGGCGGAAACATTAATTAAAACCGATTATACGGCGAAAACATATAGTCTTGATGTTGTTTCCAATGCTTCATGGACTGTTTCACGTGAAGACGAACAGCAGGAGTGGTTCTCGTTTGAGAAAACCTCGTTCGAAGGCTCGGATAAACTGGTTATTACGATCGGTGAAAATCCGAACACCTCGATCCGCAATGCGACGATTATCCTCCGGACAATCAAGGCGGAAGGCGTAACGCAGGTCGAAAAGCGCATTGTTCTCCGCCAGGCGAACGATCCCGTTCCGGAACATTACGAGTTCAACAGCGGGGAACAGACCAAATGGTCGGTGAATCAGGGAACTGCTTCATTTGCCGACGGCGACGTTACTTTCTCGCCGGGTCGATTGCTGCGCTATGAGTTCTGTACGGGAAATTACAAGATTCGTATCAAGAAATGGGATGCGACGGCAGTGTCGACGCTTTATTTCTGCAACGGCGATTTTGAAATCCGCTGGCATCTGAATGCCGGAAAGAAAACAACGGATATATCGGTGCGTAACGCCAATAGTACAGCCGTGCATAAAAATATTGCATTCGACCCTTCCACGCCTCATGAAATCGGATTGCGGATGTCGGAAACTGTTGACGGATACACGCGTTACGAATGGCTGCTCGACGGAGTGGCGTTCAATTCCTATGCCGCCGACGGGTCGGACGGAGGATCGAGCAAGATTAAGTTCGGCAGTAAATATTCCGTATTCCTCGGATGCTCGTCCGGAACGGTGACCTATGATTGGTGGGAGTATGCGATTCCCTATGAGTATTTCGATTGGGATGATTGA
- a CDS encoding BACON domain-containing protein encodes MKIRKFMQSFRLMTVIAAAAGFVACQENTVDTQGEILPKLATDAQNTYVADPTLPENITFNVSSNTPWRITVDCGEGFAERPWCSVSPSLSAVSSLVEVVTIKMKDNPTYESRTAAITIEADGIAEPTVITVRQTGQGNLTLSELQPREEISKDGGSASFTVVSNRDWTAESDQKWLTLDKSSGTASDDPITVTVTASVSDGLRRTAVVTVRTDLETETIEVVQEGWRMEFRPLENPETELFFGYAGDTKTYYVDANVEWTVSSENAYAVVEKIDEESFSVKLPFARAFADEEIAIVLKAAAENSPIETQTMTVTQETAVTPESGQLDGNTLTATAGNARVKSKGEYKYGEFIWKFSEVNLESGYFSINNWAGSVYLMLRFGNNDHQLSAGGELTVNGQKVCFGFDNGWGGLWNDTKQFTDGSYPTDVAELRSLRLRIEPTERSGTQQNKTLSRKVWINDVLVLDNSTNVGDVWQEGSTQAGFNYLFGIESGTGTMTIESFEYKPL; translated from the coding sequence ATGAAAATTCGAAAATTCATGCAGTCATTCCGGTTAATGACCGTTATCGCAGCTGCGGCAGGGTTCGTCGCCTGCCAGGAAAATACGGTGGATACGCAGGGCGAAATCCTGCCGAAACTCGCTACGGACGCCCAAAATACGTATGTCGCTGATCCGACATTGCCCGAGAACATTACTTTCAATGTCAGTTCCAATACTCCATGGCGAATTACGGTTGATTGCGGCGAGGGTTTCGCCGAGCGTCCGTGGTGTTCGGTTTCGCCTTCGTTGAGTGCTGTAAGTTCGCTGGTCGAGGTGGTTACGATCAAAATGAAAGACAATCCGACTTATGAGAGCCGAACGGCCGCTATTACGATCGAGGCAGACGGAATTGCCGAGCCGACGGTTATTACGGTCAGACAGACCGGTCAGGGCAATCTGACGCTTTCGGAGCTGCAACCCCGGGAGGAAATTTCAAAAGATGGCGGTTCTGCATCCTTTACCGTGGTTTCCAACCGCGACTGGACAGCCGAGTCGGACCAGAAATGGCTGACGCTGGACAAGTCATCCGGTACTGCGTCGGACGACCCCATAACGGTAACTGTAACGGCTTCTGTCAGCGACGGTTTGCGTCGTACTGCGGTGGTGACGGTGAGAACCGATCTCGAAACCGAAACTATCGAAGTCGTACAAGAGGGATGGAGAATGGAGTTCCGCCCATTGGAAAACCCCGAAACGGAGCTGTTTTTCGGATATGCGGGTGACACGAAAACCTACTATGTAGACGCCAATGTCGAGTGGACCGTATCTTCGGAGAATGCATATGCCGTGGTTGAAAAAATCGACGAGGAGTCGTTCTCGGTGAAACTTCCTTTTGCCCGGGCTTTTGCGGATGAGGAAATCGCGATTGTGCTGAAGGCGGCGGCTGAAAATTCGCCGATTGAGACACAGACCATGACCGTTACGCAGGAGACGGCCGTTACCCCTGAAAGCGGGCAATTGGACGGCAATACGCTGACCGCAACCGCTGGCAATGCGCGTGTCAAGAGCAAAGGCGAGTACAAGTACGGTGAGTTTATCTGGAAATTCTCCGAAGTAAATCTCGAATCGGGTTATTTCTCGATCAACAATTGGGCCGGTAGTGTGTATCTGATGCTGCGTTTCGGCAACAACGATCATCAGCTGTCGGCAGGAGGTGAGCTTACGGTTAACGGACAAAAGGTTTGCTTCGGTTTTGACAACGGTTGGGGCGGACTTTGGAATGACACCAAGCAGTTTACCGACGGCTCGTATCCCACGGATGTCGCGGAGCTCCGGTCGCTCCGTTTGCGGATCGAACCGACCGAAAGAAGCGGCACCCAGCAGAACAAGACTCTTTCGAGAAAGGTCTGGATCAATGACGTGCTGGTACTCGACAACAGTACTAATGTCGGCGATGTATGGCAGGAAGGCAGCACGCAAGCCGGATTCAATTATCTTTTCGGCATCGAGTCCGGCACCGGTACGATGACGATCGAATCGTTCGAGTATAAGCCTCTCTAA
- a CDS encoding RagB/SusD family nutrient uptake outer membrane protein produces MKTYRIITTLLSAAVFVSCNYLDFDETNGLNTHDNIYKYFDNTKQMLTNVYSYIPQDFGAVEEAMRDCASDDAEFGNTGGGVQDFNNGNWSALKTHDTAWSLYNGIRAANEFIASIADVDFSRFEYGPSYPNWERQLRYFPYEARMLRAFYFFELARRYGDIAMPTRMLTIEEANTIGKTSFDEVIGFIVAECDACAADGNLPNTYVGEPGNETGRITRGFALALKSKALLYAASELHNPSMDVERWKRSAKAALDLIETGLYSLDPADKSNNITSPEVVLLRMNSDDNTFELRNFPIRFTEGRRTTAATGTFPTQELVDAFQTKNGYPVTLGVNGWQCDDPQFNAQTPYANRDLRFARTILANGSQFKGSMIETYVGGSDYASIAEGGSPTGYFLRKYIQESTDLNPNTPVSNKHHWIVYRYAETLLTYAESMVEAFGDPDYTDETYPYSARWAINQVRANVGMPDITVTGKTDFIAALRNEWRVEFAFEDHRFWDVRRWKIGDATQRRIHGVEITRTGSEYTFRRKVCEQRTWADRMYLYPIPQSELYKNPNLAPQNTGW; encoded by the coding sequence ATGAAAACATATCGAATCATAACGACCTTGTTGAGTGCTGCCGTTTTCGTTTCGTGCAATTACCTCGACTTCGACGAAACGAACGGACTCAATACGCACGACAATATCTATAAGTATTTCGACAATACTAAGCAAATGCTCACCAACGTCTATTCGTACATCCCTCAGGATTTCGGGGCGGTCGAAGAGGCGATGCGCGACTGCGCCTCGGACGATGCCGAATTCGGCAATACCGGAGGCGGAGTGCAGGATTTCAACAATGGCAACTGGTCGGCGCTCAAAACGCACGATACCGCTTGGTCGCTCTATAACGGCATCCGTGCGGCGAACGAATTCATCGCTTCGATCGCCGATGTGGACTTTTCCCGTTTCGAGTACGGACCGAGTTATCCGAACTGGGAACGGCAGCTCCGCTATTTCCCCTATGAGGCTCGGATGCTGCGGGCGTTCTATTTCTTCGAACTGGCCCGGCGTTATGGCGACATCGCCATGCCGACCCGGATGCTGACCATCGAGGAGGCCAATACGATCGGCAAGACGTCGTTCGACGAAGTGATCGGGTTCATTGTCGCCGAATGCGATGCATGTGCCGCCGACGGCAACCTGCCCAATACGTATGTCGGCGAGCCGGGTAACGAGACGGGACGTATCACCCGGGGCTTCGCACTCGCACTCAAATCCAAGGCACTGCTCTATGCGGCGAGCGAGCTGCACAATCCTTCGATGGATGTCGAGCGTTGGAAACGTTCGGCGAAGGCAGCGCTGGATCTGATCGAGACGGGTCTCTATTCACTCGATCCGGCGGATAAAAGCAATAACATCACTTCGCCGGAGGTCGTCCTGCTGCGTATGAACAGCGATGACAACACGTTCGAACTTCGCAACTTCCCGATCCGCTTTACCGAAGGCCGCCGAACGACTGCCGCCACGGGGACTTTCCCGACGCAGGAATTGGTCGATGCCTTCCAGACGAAGAACGGCTATCCGGTGACTTTGGGCGTGAACGGCTGGCAGTGCGACGACCCGCAGTTCAATGCTCAAACTCCGTATGCAAATCGGGATCTTCGTTTCGCCCGGACCATTCTCGCAAACGGCAGTCAGTTCAAGGGCTCGATGATCGAAACTTATGTCGGCGGCAGTGATTATGCGTCGATTGCCGAGGGTGGTTCGCCCACGGGGTATTTTCTGCGCAAATATATTCAGGAATCCACGGATCTCAATCCCAACACGCCGGTTTCCAACAAACACCATTGGATCGTTTACCGTTATGCCGAGACGCTGCTGACCTATGCCGAGTCGATGGTCGAGGCGTTTGGCGACCCGGATTACACGGATGAAACCTATCCGTATTCGGCCCGGTGGGCGATCAATCAGGTGCGTGCCAATGTCGGAATGCCCGATATTACCGTCACCGGCAAGACCGACTTCATTGCCGCGCTCCGCAACGAGTGGCGCGTGGAGTTCGCTTTCGAGGATCACCGGTTCTGGGACGTTCGCCGTTGGAAGATCGGCGACGCGACCCAGCGCCGCATCCACGGCGTGGAGATTACCCGCACGGGGAGCGAGTATACGTTCCGTCGGAAAGTCTGCGAACAGCGGACATGGGCCGACCGGATGTATCTCTATCCGATCCCCCAGTCGGAACTCTACAAAAATCCGAATCTCGCTCCGCAAAATACGGGCTGGTAA